GGCCATCCGGCGACCAGACGTTGATGTTGGTCAGGATGTGGCCGCAGGCGGCGAAGGTGATCTGCCGGTCACTGACCACACCCGCCGCTCCTTCGATGCGGGCGTTCTCCTCGCCCTTCGAGGCGGCACCAGGAGTACCTGCAGTGATCATGATTCCGAACACCCATGCCGAAATGAGACGAATTGGCCGCACCCCCCGGTCTCCTTCTGCAACCGCCCACGGGTCCGCCCGACCATACGGCGTCCGCGCTGGCCCCTTCCAGCTGTGCCGAGCCCGTTCGCCCGATGCGACGTTGTCACCCCAGCGTGAGCTCGGCGGTCAGACCCACGATGATTCCAGTTTAGCGTGGCCAACGGCGCAGGCCAAGTCTTCAGCAAGAAAAAAGGATAAAAAACGCGCTTCTTTCAGAAAGATCCCGCCCGAGGTCATTTCCTGGTTATCCCGAGGCCGCAGAAGGGCACAATCTCGTTGGCCTCGGGCACCGAGTAGTTGAAAACGGTGAAACCGCTTGCACCGAGTTTTCGGACGATGTTGATCTGCTCCACCAACTTGACCGTATCCTTGGGGTCTGGCCACACGCTGAGCCCAATGCCGGGACAGCACGGTGTCTTTCCGGCCCATTCGAGCTGGCGTTTGACGAAACTCTCGAACTGGCCGTTGCTTGAGGTGTAGTCCATCGGGCAGACGAAATCGAGGTAGCCGTTCCGGCACCACAGGGACCAGTCCTGGCCGATGGTATCTCGATCGGCGGGCCAGTTCGGGAAGACGGCCGCGGAGACTTTCCGCTGGGGGCGGGTCTTGTGTACGGTGTCGGCCACGGCGGCGACCACCCGGGTGATGCTGTCTCGCCGAAACTCAAGCCACCGATCGCGGACCGGGCCGTCCTTTCGAAGGTCGGCCGGCCAATGGGGCACCGGCGAACCGACCAGCTTCTCGAACCGTTCGCGACAACCGGGGCAAAAGCAGGCGTCCGCACCGGGGTAGCGGATGTAGTCAAAATGGACGCCGTCAACGCTGTACTGGGTGGCGACCTCGACCATCGCATCGATCTCGAGTTGCTGGTTGGCGGGGTGCGAGGGGCAGAGCCACTGATCCTCGGCGTTCCCGTCGAATCGGATCTGGGTGCGGCCCTCCTTCTTCATCCGATCGACGAACTCCTTGGGGGCGCGCCCGGACATGTTCCAGTTCACCTTCCAGACATGGCACTGGATGCCGTACTTTCGGCAGGCGGTCACGCATTCGGCGATCTGATCGCCGCGTTTGGTGACCTCAGGGGCGACCGGCAGAACCTTACTGTTGTAGTAAGCCACGCCGCCCCAGAGCATGTTGGGCAGAATGGCGGTGAAGCCGTTCTCGGCCAGGATCCGGATGGCAGCATCCCAGGGCATCTGATCAACGCCGAAAGCGCTGTGGCACCAGAAACCCCGTTGCTCCCCCGGTCGCGGCTGCTGAGCGAGGCCAAAGGACTCCACCATCAGACTCTGGGCCTGGCGTGCGGCGGACATGGCCTGGGCGTACTTGCCGGCCACGTACAGTCCCTTGGCGGTATCGCGGATCTGGCCGGCGGACTCAAGTCTGCGGACGGCCTCGGAACCTGCCGGAGCCAGGGCCCGGATGGCGGTTTCGGATGCGTCGAAGCTGGTAAGCGTCCCGAGGCGACCGATTCGCTCGATGCTCCTGGCCACGGCGTCCTGCCAGATCAGCGGGGTCAATTGGCTCATCAGATCGAGCAGTTCGCCTGGCTGGGCGGCGCGCTCATCGTGAAGCAAGATGCTGCCCTTGCCCTTTCCTTGAGCCAGTTGGGCGAGTGGTTGGGGGAGATGACGAAAAGCAATCACCTTGCCGCCGGACTCGACGAATCGCGCCAGTGCGTCACCGGCGGCGGCAGGAATGGCGGGGTTGAAGGGCAGAATGACCAATTGCCGCCCCTTGAGCGTCTCCGA
The DNA window shown above is from Phycisphaerae bacterium and carries:
- a CDS encoding family 10 glycosylhydrolase → MLRIRGLRIGAAYLCLVGIHTYADPPAPPKPGFPLALHFNASNEGNVRADWVPMEGSPAVSVVNLGGMGVLRMPCRFAGTRIERASWDLPIRLDLSGCRGVRLQLLCTDLSPISHCTLYFQSGGGWYGLDFTPDGSGGWCTVTLDKDRANAEGRPDDWSQVGLIRLSAWRAADVDTEIYLAGMGLLGIDAQIAVVDGRSVVQSDGRQNRAVSEARRRVVGWLDDLDLNRVVIQDGHLTSETLKGRQLVILPFNPAIPAAAGDALARFVESGGKVIAFRHLPQPLAQLAQGKGKGSILLHDERAAQPGELLDLMSQLTPLIWQDAVARSIERIGRLGTLTSFDASETAIRALAPAGSEAVRRLESAGQIRDTAKGLYVAGKYAQAMSAARQAQSLMVESFGLAQQPRPGEQRGFWCHSAFGVDQMPWDAAIRILAENGFTAILPNMLWGGVAYYNSKVLPVAPEVTKRGDQIAECVTACRKYGIQCHVWKVNWNMSGRAPKEFVDRMKKEGRTQIRFDGNAEDQWLCPSHPANQQLEIDAMVEVATQYSVDGVHFDYIRYPGADACFCPGCRERFEKLVGSPVPHWPADLRKDGPVRDRWLEFRRDSITRVVAAVADTVHKTRPQRKVSAAVFPNWPADRDTIGQDWSLWCRNGYLDFVCPMDYTSSNGQFESFVKRQLEWAGKTPCCPGIGLSVWPDPKDTVKLVEQINIVRKLGASGFTVFNYSVPEANEIVPFCGLGITRK